A single Eremothecium sinecaudum strain ATCC 58844 chromosome VIII, complete sequence DNA region contains:
- the STT4 gene encoding 1-phosphatidylinositol 4-kinase STT4 (Syntenic homolog of Ashbya gossypii ADL033W; Syntenic homolog of Saccharomyces cerevisiae YLR305C (STT4)) gives MAFKKSQLSLRARALKRLIQVSLDKGETLDNITVSLPISHCKSPSKLFDIQLTISEFEIIISLFEAVPRTLEQATKLFNNVITPYMLVSPKQKFTDNLLSKFKVDNLKHPSEILALQLVKFILTIYVQFPTLKGEIQNLLDQYLNTVFEQIDIAVLLSLIGFIEALCEGRGVEVNQLQIFVVEKLHTFINEDFLTLVESIVSEMVLNDTLLNYYDNDCQVCPYLFYMLIGKLQVATVANIAQIPKETKITEFLLNHQHREYRFENNIELDEHDIECLDNFRSNIRVNTDFLTAVLEYAQKQIKDIEEGYKYFNLNPASCNLACHAKEYAIELLSVGLHVDKERYQNSLIPVLSAELAKMYNVTQAITPGILESVLSASSLLNFFTEELSPQLLHAFPNIVSSAQVTTEMVSKISALFAIGLKPLNQDSVVGTVYSLNNLLAVSEDGSPIPIVKERRFTTNYETHVDKLFQLRPARSNTVATCQQNHLKVSDGLTSFSSGGEPLSDTTSVSQHLPFEAGATYHDKLFKNSITSVITVAANYEDPTIVALVVTMLTQKFRVVSQKLDLIIFEGLSYICCFVNHTEFKQLMKFCNSATALAITEGNDLLLQGIQNSRIAISKNFKSKRGHEVYILYLRELLEVIIARGEVEKLEHHRPHSEISQVAEQIALYLRPLAALLPEPGEPPLDLSNDVVTTNLYRNIWFNMVVHGFHGGSRLTELYYKELRVIAYNSPPLTSDFPANNRETSVDMNTILRRGSSNHNVKEQKHRLADHLNINAVVARTISIPKVMFLASTLFLETLRCESGDCSTALFYFSNPSLVASNLERFTGSIVISIVQRFTKLVMKGDPRIFSSEQIARQLTNMILLLTHRNLYLQDFAFQCCDLFIRRVPSSLCHMESLSMLLDSLTMLFDSIVDYETNKYEPRYEYELKHSKTKVMISDSYKWRTSSLQRLYKNAKEWVKIILKKANQDTKILLQSYLSGLGGFHRQSSVEFGVSFAFEMAGSVLTADKELSKINLRGFEKPDTISSFLSQHSWRSKFLVDKATLSSWKELEAERLEIKAQLDASFKKSKKFSESLVTDYLDLCAILLLLHQGKSSSLVYELVSIPFKHFSSSSMKIATDIWLSVIKERKDLSHLLVAEIAYFFMQSIDQNKGLYSHQFDLTPEEFQPMEYSPYNKKKINETARAVSESIEPHQYVVRLFASHFEGTLFESTHLLKIFTRLANYSVSNLKYASYHPYARMARTELLNFALMILSFIVNQNSWDAKLLSQTIVNGALMWFKKPRSWPFGSNELKIRTDLSLLVELQNHLKGLGPVLRSYTGAKVTLLESFVVSELNLLETWLDPLGTATELPSLPSDLVKLAFDIDAAMAVSLVGRYHDKKHVKALSRLVCKYPLHCVHIPEALTYLLEQEGPVSKYVLYWTPVSPIQSINLFLPNWNEQSFLIQYNVRALESHDINLTFFYVPQLVQCLRNDVRGYVERFILDTAKLSFLFSHQIIWNMLANCYKDDEATIEDPIKPTLDRIREKMIRGFSESHLNYYQREFRFFNDVTSISGKLKPYIRKTKAEKKVKIDEEMAKIVVEPDVYLPSNPDGVVVDIDRKSGKPLQSHAKAPFMATFIIRKNVIVDKTTDEEATIEKRQSAIFKVGDDCRQDVLALQLISVFRTIWASIGMDLYVFPYRVTATAPGCGVIDVLPNSISRDMLGREAVNGLYEYFTTKFGPENSIEFENARNNFVKSLAAYSVISYILHFKDRHNGNIMYDDQGHCLHIDFGFIFDIVPGGVKFEAVPFKLTKEMVRVMGGSQDTQAYHKFQELCIKAYLAARPHMQTIIQTVVPMLGSSLPCFKGEKTIRNLEARFQPNKSDHDAALFMRALIRRSYESVFTKGYDEFQRLTNGIPY, from the exons ATGGCATTCAA GAAAAGCCAGCTTTCATTAAGGGCTCGTGCACTTAAGAGGCTAATACAAGTCTCTTTAGATAAGGGTGAGACTCTCGATAATATAACTGTTTCTTTGCCTATATCACATTGTAAAAGTCCCTCAaaattatttgatattCAGCTAACAATTAGTGAGTTTGAAATCATAATATCACTATTTGAAGCAGTACCAAGGACTTTAGAGCAGGCGACCAAGTTATTCAATAATGTTATCACACCATATATGTTGGTTTCTCCAAAACAGAAATTTACGGATAACCTTTTGAGTAAATTTAAAGTTGACAATTTGAAGCATCCTTCCGAAATTTTAGCGTTGCAGTTGGTGAAATTTATTCTTACAATATATGTGCAATTCCCTACCTTGAAAGGTGAAATTCAGAACTTATTAGATCAGTATCTGAATACTGTTTTTGAACAGATTGATATTGCTGTACTACTTTCTTTAATTGGGTTCATTGAAGCATTGTGCGAGGGGAGAGGCGTCGAAGTTAATCAATTGCAAATATTTGTTGTCGAAAAACTACATACATTTATCAATGAGGACTTTTTGACTTTGGTAGAGTCCATAGTTTCTGAAATGGTACTCAATGATACATTGTTGAACTATTATGATAATGACTGTCAAGTTTGTCCCTATTTGTTCTACATGTTGATTGGAAAGTTACAGGTGGCTACTGTTGCAAATATTGCCCAAATTCCAAAGGAAACCAAGATTACTGAGTTTCTACTGAACCACCAGCATAGAGAATACCGCTTTGAAAATAATATTGAATTGGATGAGCACGATATCGAATGCTTGGATAATTTTAGATCTAATATTAGGGTTAATACAGACTTTTTAACAGCTGTATTAGAGTACGCTCAGAAACAAATCAAGGATATAGAAGAGGGCTATAAATACTTCAACTTGAATCCGGCGAGCTGCAACTTAGCCTGTCATGCAAAAGAGTATGCAATTGAACTACTCTCTGTGGGGTTACATGTTGACAAAGAGCGCTACCAAAATTCTTTAATACCTGTGTTATCTGCTGAACTAGCAAAAATGTATAATGTAACTCAGGCAATTACCCCAGGAATCCTTGAATCAGTTCTTAGTGCATCTTCTCTGTTAAATTTCTTTACCGAAGAACTCTCTCCTCAGCTCTTACATGCTTTCCCTAATATCGTCTCTTCAGCTCAAGTAACCACAGAAATGGTTTCAAAAATATCAGCGCTGTTTGCCATAGGTTTAAAACCATTAAATCAAGATTCTGTTGTTGGAACCGTTTATTCACTTAACAATTTGTTGGCAGTTTCGGAAGATGGATCGCCTATCCCAATTGTGAAAGAACGTAGATTTACTACGAATTATGAAACTCATGTAGATAAGTTATTCCAGTTGCGACCAGCAAGATCGAACACTGTTGCCACATGCCAGCAAAACCATCTAAAAGTCAGTGATGGGTTAACATCCTTCAGTAGTGGCGGTGAACCGCTTTCCGATACTACATCAGTATCTCAGCATTTGCCATTTGAAGCAGGAGCCACTTACCATGATAAGTTATTTAAAAACTCGATTACTTCTGTTATTACTGTTGCCGCAAATTATGAAGACCCTACAATTGTTGCGTTAGTTGTAACGATGTTAACACAGAAGTTCAGAGTCGTTTCACAGAAGTTGGACCTAATAATTTTTGAAGGTTTATCATATATCTGTTGCTTCGTTAACCATACCGAATTTAAACAGCTGATGAAATTCTGCAATTCGGCAACTGCTCTCGCGATAACTGAGGGGAATGACCTTCTGCTACAGGGAATTCAAAATTCTAGAATTGCGATTTcaaaaaactttaaatcGAAACGTGGTCATGAGGTCTATATATTGTACTTAAGGGAGTTGCTGGAAGTTATTATCGCACGTGGTGAAGTCGAAAAATTGGAACACCATAGACCACATAGTGAAATTTCTCAAGTTGCAGAGCAAATTGCTCTATACTTGAGGCCATTGGCTGCTCTGTTACCAGAACCTGGTGAACCACCTTTAGACCTAAGCAATGATGTAGTCACGACCAACTTGTACAGAAATATTTGGTTTAATATGGTTGTGCACGGTTTTCATGGTGGTTCTAGGCTCACTGAATTATACTATAAGGAGCTTAGGGTTATTGCTTATAATAGTCCGCCATTGACCTCTGATTTCCCTGCTAATAATAGAGAAACCTCTGTTGATATGAATACCATTTTACGTCGTGGTTCATCCAACCATAACGTTAAAGAGCAGAAGCATCGTCTTGCGGATCATTTAAATATAAATGCTGTTGTGGCGAGGACCATATCTATTCCAAAGGTGATGTTCCTTGCTTCAACCCTTTTCCTTGAGACTTTAAGATGTGAGTCCGGTGATTGCTCGACAGCtttgttttatttttcGAATCCATCGCTTGTTGCCAGCAACCTAGAGCGATTTACGGGGTCAATTGTCATTTCAATTGTTCAAAGGTTTACCAAGCTAGTTATGAAAGGTGACCCTCGTATATTTTCGTCTGAACAGATTGCAAGACAGCTAACCAATATGATTCTATTACTGACGCATCGGAACCTGTATTTACAGGATTTTGCCTTCCAGTGTTGTGACCTTTTTATTAGGAGGGTGCCCTCTAGTTTATGTCATATGGAATCATTGTCTATGTTATTAGATTCATTGACTATGCTTTTCGATAGCATTGTAGATTATGAGACAAACAAATATGAACCGCGCTATGAGTATGAATTGAAGCACTCGAAGACTAAAGTGATGATCTCCGATTCTTATAAGTGGAGAACTTCATCATTGCAAAGATTATACAAGAATGCGAAGGAATGGGTAAAAATCATTTTGAAGAAGGCGAACCAAGATACGAAAATCTTACTGCAATCTTATCTCTCTGGTCTAGGTGGGTTCCATAGACAGAGCAGCGTCGAGTTCGGTGTATCCTTCGCATTTGAAATGGCAGGGTCTGTTTTGACAGCGGATAAAGAACTATCCAAGATTAATCTTCGTGGCTTCGAAAAACCTGATACCATTTCAAGCTTTTTGTCTCAGCATTCCTGGAGATCAAAGTTTTTAGTTGATAAAGCCACTTTGTCGTCATGGAAGGAATTGGAAGCAGAAAGGTTGGAAATTAAAGCACAGCTAGACGCATCTTTcaaaaaatcaaaaaagTTCTCAGAATCATTGGTAACTGATTACCTTGACCTATGCGCCATTTTGCTGTTACTACACCAAGGAAAGTCGTCCAGTTTGGTTTACGAACTTGTATCTATCCCATTTAAACATTTCTCGAGTAGTTCAATGAAAATTGCTACAGATATATGGTTGTCCGTTAtaaaagaaagaaaagaCCTCTCACACTTGTTAGTTGCCGAAATTGCGTACTTTTTCATGCAATCAATTGACCAGAATAAGGGACTCTACTCGCATCAATTTGATTTGACACCAGAAGAGTTCCAGCCAATGGAATATTCACCTTATaacaagaagaaaataaatGAAACCGCGAGAGCTGTTAGTGAATCCATTGAACCCCATCAATATGTGGTCAGGCTCTTTGCCTCTCACTTTGAGGGAACACTATTTGAAAGTACCCATTTACTAAAAATCTTTACTAGACTAGCGAACTATAGTGTGTCCAATCTGAAGTACGCAAGCTACCACCCATACGCAAGAATGGCACGTACAGAGTTGTTAAACTTTGCGCTTATGATATTGTCATTCATTGTGAACCAAAATAGCTGGGATGCTAAACTGTTGTCACAAACGATTGTGAATGGAGCTTTGATGTGGTTTAAAAAACCAAGATCGTGGCCATTTGGATCTAATGAATTAAAAATACGCACTGATTTATCACTTCTAGTAGAGCTACAAAACCACCTCAAAGGATTGGGTCCTGTATTGCGCAGTTATACTGGCGCTAAAGTCACCTTGCTAGAAAGTTTTGTCGTAAGTGAGCTAAATCTTTTGGAGACATGGTTGGACCCTCTCGGCACCGCAACAGAGTTGCCGTCTCTTCCTTCCGATCTGGTGAAACTGGCCTTCGACATTGACGCTGCGATGGCCGTCTCTCTAGTTGGCAGGTATCACGATAAAAAACACGTCAAAGCTCTTTCTAGACTGGTTTGCAAATATCCACTGCATTGCGTACATATCCCAGAGGCTTTAACATATTTGCTGGAACAAGAAGGTCCGGTGTCTAAGTATGTTTTATACTGGACACCAGTCTCACCAATACAGTCTATTAATCTATTTTTACCAAACTGGAACGAGCAGTCATTTTTAATACAGTACAATGTTCGTGCATTGGAATCCCACGACATCAACCTAACGTTCTTCTACGTTCCCCAGCTTGTTCAATGTCTCAGAAATGATGTAAGAGGGTATGTGGAAAGGTTCATTTTGGATACTGCCAAACTGAGCTTCCTCTTTTCCCACCAGATCATATGGAATATGCTTGCGAACTGCTACAAAGACGACGAAGCTACAATTGAAGACCCAATAAAGCCCACGCTGGACCGTATCCGCGAAAAAATGATCCGGGGGTTCAGCGAGTCGCATCTCAATTACTACCAACGGGAATTCAGGTTCTTTAACGACGTCACAAGCATATCCGGTAAACTAAAGCCATATATCAGAAAGACTAAGGCCGAGAAAAAGGTCAAGATCGATGAGGAGATGGCGAAGATCGTCGTCGAACCAGACGTATACTTGCCAAGCAACCCAGACGGTGTCGTTGTTGATATTGACCGCAAGAGTGGGAAACCCCTCCAATCCCACGCGAAGGCTCCCTTTATGGCAACCTTTATCATACGAAAAAACGTCATCGTTGACAAGACCACAGACGAGGAAGCTACAATCGAAAAACGCCAAAGCGCTATCTTCAAGGTCGGAGACGACTGTCGCCAGGATGTTCTAGCCCTTCAACTCATCTCCGTATTCCGCACCATTTGGGCTTCCATAGGTATGGATCTGTACGTTTTCCCATACCGCGTCACAGCGACCGCTCCAGGCTGTGGAGTCATCGACGTACTGCCAAATTCTATCTCACGTGATATGCTCGGCCGCGAAGCCGTCAACGGCCTGTATGAGTACTTCACCACGAAATTCGGTCCCGAGAACTCCATCGAGTTTGAAAACGCACGGAACAACTTCGTCAAGTCCTTAGCCGCTTACAGCGTTATCTCGTATATCTTACACTTCAAAGATAGACATAATGGAAACATCATGTACGACGACCAAGGCCATTGTCTGCATATCGACTTCGGTTTCATTTTCGATATCGTACCCGGAGGTGTGAAATTTGAAGCCGTTCCGTTTAAACTAACAAAAGAAATGGTACGCGTAATGGGTGGTAGCCAAGATACCCAAGCATATCATAAATTCCAAGAACTATGCATAAAGGCCTACCTAGCCGCACGTCCTCACATGCAAACTATAATACAAACAGTAGTACCCATGCTGGGCAGCAGTTTACCTTGTTTTAAAGGTGAAAAGACAATTCGAAACCTGGAAGCTAGGTTCCAACCTAACAAGTCAGATCACGACGCTGCGCTGTTCATGCGTGCTCTAATACGTCGCTCTTATGAAAGCGTCTTCACCAAGGGCTATGACGAGTTCCAAAGACTCACCAACGGCATCCCTTATTAG